A stretch of the Corylus avellana chromosome ca6, CavTom2PMs-1.0 genome encodes the following:
- the LOC132184793 gene encoding receptor-like protein kinase 7, whose product MSPPNTSRPHHYPCFYLLCFLSFLSGVKSDELQILLKLKSALQDSTANVFSSWEPTSNSICHFTGITCNSDNLVTEIELSNQNLTGTVPLDSICQLQSLEKLSFGFNLLNGPITQDLNKCVNLHYLDLANNFFTGPVPDISSLTKLQYLHLNNSGFSGIFPWDSLRNMKGLVRLSLGDNPFNPSPIPSDVVHLTKLDWLYLSNCNIQGPIPAGIGTLTKLINLEFSDNNMTGEIPEEIGNLVNLWQLELYNNSFTGKLPASFRNLTKLEMFDASINSLEGDMSELRFLTNLASLQLYENNLSGQVPAELGEFKMLVNLSLYSNRLTGPLPQKLGSWGKFDFIDVSDNLLTGPIPPDMCKQGTMKKLLLLNNNFTGEIPVNYANCSTLIRFRVPNNLLSGTVPAGIWGLPNVNIIDISSNNIQGPITSDIKNAKSLEQLFVGDNRLSGELPVEISGATSLVSIQLNDNQFSGNIPSGVGELKQLNSLHLQNNKFSGSIPDTLSTGVSLTDINMANNSLSGQIPSSLGSLPTLNALNLSNNQLSGEIPETFSSLRLSLLDLSHNRLTGPVPQFLSLPTYNGSFAANEGLCSSMTSSLLPRCPSASGISREFRTLIICFTVGSTFLLILSNFVFLFYLKKREKDKSRSSKDESWDGKSYQVLSFTEDEILDSVKQENLIGKGGSGNVYKAVLPNGKELAVKHIWNANSSRGKSWSSTAPMLGKRGETSKEFDSEVQTLSSIRHENVVKLYCSITSEDSSLLVYEYLPNGSLWDQLHLCRKPELDWETRYEIAVGGAKGLEYLHHGCERPVIHRDVKSSNILLDEFLKPRIADFGLAKIVQANGDRDFTPAIAGKHGYIAPESGYTYKVNEKSDVYGFGVVLMELVTGKRPIEPEYGENKDIVNWVSSKVKNTESVLSVVDSRISEAFKEDAVKVLKIAILCTAALPALRPTMRTVVQMLEEAAPYELVAIVIDKDGAEKPSLEL is encoded by the exons ATGTCGCCGCCAAACACTTCCCGGCCACACCACTATCCCTGTTTCTATCTCCTCTGCTTCCTCTCCTTTCTCTCCGGAGTCAAATCCGACGAGCTTCAAATCCTCTTGAAACTCAAATCCGCTCTCCAGGATTCAACCGCCAACGTGTTCAGTTCATGGGAGCCCACCAGTAATTCCATCTGCCATTTCACCGGAATCACCTGCAACTCGGACAATTTGGTTACAGAAATCGAGCTTTCGAACCAAAACTTGACGGGGACTGTTCCACTGGATTCCATATGCCAGCTCCAATCGCTGGAAAAGCTCTCCTTTGGGTTCAACCTTTTGAATGGTCCGATCACGCAGGACTTGAACAAATGCGTGAACTTGCACTACTTGGACTTGGCAAACAATTTCTTCACTGGCCCTGTTCCAGACATTTCGTCTCTCACCAAATTACAGTATCTGCACCTGAACAACAGTGGATTTTCCGGCATTTTCCCGTGGGATTCACTCCGAAACATGAAGGGTCTTGTCAGGCTGAGCCTTGGAGACAACCCTTTCAATCCCAGTCCAATCCCAAGCGACGTCGTTCATCTCACCAAGCTGGATTGGCTTTACCTCTCCAATTGCAATATCCAAGGACCAATCCCAGCTGGGATTGGAACACTCACGAAGCTAATCAACTTGGAATTTTCCGACAATAACATGACCGGTGAGATTCCAGAAGAGATTGGGAACCTCGTGAACCTATGGCAGCTCGAGCTCTACAACAACTCCTTCACAGGAAAACTTCCTGCGAGTTTTAGAAACCTCACCAAGCTCGAGATGTTTGATGCTTCTATAAACTCTCTCGAAGGTGATATGTCAGAGCTGAGGTTCTTGACCAACCTGGCGAGTCTCCAACTGTATGAAAACAATCTTTCTGGGCAGGTTCCTGCCGAGTTGGGTGAATTCAAGATGCTGGTGAACCTCTCTCTGTACTCGAACAGGTTGACGGGTCCTCTGCCTCAGAAGCTTGGGTCTTGGGGGAAATTCGATTTCATCGACGTGTCCGACAACTTATTGACCGGTCCAATCCCACCAGATATGTGCAAACAAGGTACTATGAAGAAGCTTTTGCTGCTCAACAACAATTTCACCGGCGAAATTCCGGTCAATTACGCCAACTGTTCGACTCTGATTCGGTTCAGAGTCCCCAATAACTTGCTCTCCGGTACCGTTCCCGCTGGAATCTGGGGTTTACCCAACGTGAACATAATCGATATCTCGTCGAATAATATCCAAGGCCCGATTACCTCCGATATCAAGAACGCCAAGTCTCTTGAGCAGTTGTTTGTCGGAGACAATCGCTTATCGGGTGAATTACCGGTCGAGATCTCGGGCGCTACCTCGCTGGTATCGATTCAACTGAACGACAATCAGTTCTCGGGAAATATCCCTTCCGGTGTTGGTGAATTGAAGCAACTCAACAGCCTTCATCTACAAAACAACAAGTTCTCTGGTTCGATACCAGATACGTTAAGCACCGGCGTTTCTCTCACCGACATAAACATGGCTAACAATTCGCTTTCGGGTCAAATCCCATCTTCTTTGGGATCTCTACCGACTCTTAATGCTCTGAATCTCTCCAACAACCAACTTTCCGGTGAAATTCCAGAGACTTTTTCATCTCTTCGACTAAGCCTTCTCGATCTGTCTCACAACAGGTTGACCGGTCCCGTGCCGCAATTTCTGTCACTCCCAACGTATAACGGTAGCTTCGCTGCAAACGAAGGCCTATGCAGCTCTATGACGAGCTCCTTACTCCCTCGCTGTCCTTCAGCTTCAGGCATCTCCAGGGAATTCCGTACACTCATCATTTGCTTCACAGTGGGCTCAACTTTTTTGCTAATCCTGTCTAATTTTGTGTTCTTATTCTACTTGAAGAAGAGGGAAAAGGATAAAAGCCGTTCGTCAAAGGACGAATCTTGGGATGGGAAGTCCTACCAAGTGTTGAGCTTCACGGAGGATGAGATTCTTGATTCTGTCAAGCAAGAGAATCTGATAGGAAAAGGTGGTTCTGGCAACGTGTACAAAGCCGTGCTCCCTAACGGTAAAGAACTCGCGGTGAAGCACATTTGGAACGCAAATTCGAGCCGGGGAAAGAGCTGGAGCAGCACTGCACCGATGCTTGGAAAGCGCGGAGAGACATCGAAGGAATTTGATTCCGAGGTGCAGACTTTGAGCTCCATAAGGCATGAGAATGTGGTGAAGCTTTATTGCAGCATCACCAGCGAGGACTCGAGCTTGTTGGTGTATGAGTATTTACCGAATGGGAGCTTGTGGGATCAGCTGCATTTGTGCCGGAAGCCGGAGCTCGATTGGGAGACGAGGTATGAGATCGCGGTGGGAGGAGCCAAAGGGTTGGAGTATTTACATCATGGGTGTGAGAGGCCGGTGATTCACAGGGATGTCAAGTCCAGTAATATTTTGCTTGATGAGTTTTTGAAGCCAAGGATTGCTGATTTTGGACTTGCTAAGATTGTTCAGGCCAATGGTGACAGAGATTTCACCCCTGCCATTGCTGGAAAACACGGCTATATTGCTCCTG AATCTGGGTACACATACAAAGTAAATGAGAAGAGTGATGTGTATGGTTTTGGAGTGGTACTGATGGAGCTAGTGACCGGAAAAAGACCGATAGAACCGGAGTACGGGGAGAACAAGGACATAGTGAATTGGGTTAGCAGCAAGGTGAAGAACACAGAGAGCGTATTAAGTGTGGTGGACTCCAGAATTTCAGAGGCTTTCAAGGAAGATGCTGTCAAGGTACTAAAAATTGCAATTCTCTGCACAGCAGCGCTTCCGGCGCTTAGGCCGACAATGAGAACCGTCGTCCAAATGCTAGAGGAAGCTGCGCCTTATGAATTGGTCGCAATTGTCATTGACAAAGATGGTGCAGAGAAACCAAGTCTAGAGCTTTAA